A region from the Triticum aestivum cultivar Chinese Spring chromosome 3D, IWGSC CS RefSeq v2.1, whole genome shotgun sequence genome encodes:
- the LOC123076715 gene encoding protein EXECUTER 2, chloroplastic produces the protein MPPAACATPAAARPPLPVSRRCPPPPLSAAHVPARRSSTACRCATASSPAASASTSSPSAWDWTRWSRHFAEVDQAESYASVLRFQLEEAVEGEDFAEAAALKRALLDATADDAVSRVMAELKSAIEEQRYQDASRLTKLAGTSLVGWWVGYAKDTDDSIGRIVRITPGVGRYVAKSYSPRQLVTASSGSPLFEIFLVRDEDEKYTMKVVHLRPTKGASTASSSVSSTPAEDPVKAEIESSPESSALSEGITEEASTDTTLKGNDDVEEKAQDTGRTKESGVEGLKSVLNFFKSRIPEFKVQVINVEVPEEAELVADSSDELVQDDVKSTSESSLEEPSTEEFQEEDVSDGDSDSNDESKGPEVKLFISGVVHNKEEAGAKSYVRVPAEINNLERDSFELYIPGKGSDRDLSETKAAKQKVADMAAKLASELMPSDVAKALWGTTKSSSKINKEVQELLKLTLSKARVKLTENTIFNRIVTDSNGSDPFNGLYVGAFSPYGPEVVQLRRKFGHWNSTDDVEFFEYVEAVKLTGDLSVPAGQVTFRAKVAKGSRLENRGAYPEEFGVTASYKGQGRIAQPGFKNPRWVDGELLVLNGKSAIPHIGGAELGFLYSVPEQSFLVLFDRLTLPE, from the exons ATGCCCCCCGCCGCGTGCGCCACGCCGGCGGCCGCGCGCCCGCCGCTCCCCGTCtcgcgccgctgcccgccgccgcccctctccgccGCGCACGTCCCCGCCCGCCGCTCATCCACGGCATGCCGCTGCGCCACGGCCTCCTCCCCCGCGGCATCGGCGTCGACGTCTTCTCCGTCGGCGTGGGACTGGACCCGCTGGAGCCGGCACTTCGCGGAGGTGGACCAGGCGGAGAGCTACGCCTCCGTGCTGCGCTTCCAGCTggaggaggccgtggagggcgAGGACTTCGCCGAGGCCGCCGCCCTCAAGCGCGCCCTCCTcgacgccaccgccgacgacgcCGTCTCCCGCGTCATGGCCGAGCTCAAG AGCGCCATCGAGGAGCAGCGCTACCAGGACGCCTCCAGGCTCACCAAGCTCGCCGGAACCAGCCTG GTAGGTTGGTGGGTGGGATATGCCAAAGACACCGATGACTCGATTGGGCGGATTGTGCGGATAACCCCTGGCGTTGGGAGATACGTCGCCAAGAGCTACAGCCCAAG GCAATTGGTCACTGCATCTTCAGGGAGCCCATTATTTGAAATATTCCTCGTCAGGGACGAAGACGAGAAGTACACAATGAAG GTAGTACACTTGCGACCGACAAAAGGAGCTTCAACTGCGTCGTCATCCGTGTCATCAACACCTGCAGAAGATCCAGTTAAGGCAGAGATTGAAAGTTCACCGGAGAGCAGTGCTTTATCTGAAGGCATTACAGAGGAAGCAAGCACAGATACTACGTTAAAAGGGAATGATGATGTCGAGGAGAAAGCGCAGGATACTGGAAGAACCAAGGAAAGCGGCGTCGAAGGGCTGAAAAGTGTTCTGAATTTTTTCAAGTCCCGAATTCCCGAGTTCAAAGTTCAAGTCATAAATGTGGAGGTGCCCGAGGAAGCTGAATTAGTTGCGGATTCGTCAGACGAGTTAGTGCAAGATGATGTGAAGAGCACATCAGAGAGTTCATTGGAGGAGCCTAGCACGGAGGAATTCCAGGAGGAAGATGTCTCTGATGGAGATTCAGACTCGAACGACGAAAGTAAGGGGCCGGAAGTAAAGCTTTTCATCAGCGGAGTAGTTCATAATAAAGAGGAGGCTGGAGCAAAATCTTATGTTCGAGTTCCCGCTGAAATAAATAACCTGGAAAGGGACTCCTTTGAACTCTACATCCCTGGAAAAGGTTCTGATCGGGATCTGAGTGAAACAAAGGCCGCGAAACAGAAAGTCGCGGATATGGCTGCTAAATTGGCGTCAGAGCTCATGCCCTCTGATGTCGCAAAGGCGTTATGGGGTACCACCAAGAGTTCCTCCAAG ATAAATAAAGAAGTCCAGGAGCTTTTAAAGCTTACACTGAGCAAGGCCCGAGTCAAGCTGACTGAGAATACCATCTTCAATCGAATTGTTACAGACTCTAACGGCTCAGATCCATTTAACG GTCTCTATGTAGGAGCATTTAGTCCATATGGCCCCGAAGTTGTACAGCTCCGTCGGAAGTTCGGTCATTGGAATAGTACTGATGATGTGGAGTTTTTCGAGTATGTTGAAGCAGTTAAGTTGACTGGTGATCTAAGTGTCCCTGCTGGACAG GTAACGTTCCGTGCTAAGGTTGCGAAGGGCAGTCGTCTTGAGAATCGTGGTGCATACCCGGAAGAGTTTGGTGTG ACTGCCAGTTATAAAGGTCAGGGGAGAATAGCGCAACCTGGATTCAAAAACCCGCGGTGGGTGGATGGTGAGCTGTTGGTGCTTAATGGCAAG AGTGCGATCCCACACATCGGTGGCGCAGAGCTCGGTTTCCTGTACAGCGTGCCTGAGCAGAGCTTCCTGGTTCTCTTTGACCGCCTTACACTCCCCGAGTGA